The following nucleotide sequence is from Candidatus Hydrogenedentota bacterium.
ATACGCGGCTTTGTGAAGCGGCGATTGGCCGAAATAATTGCGGCAATTGAGGTCCGCGTGATATTGGATTAGCACCTCGATAATGGACCCAAAGCCTTTCTCGGCGGCGCGATGCAGCGGCGTTTCGCCGTATCGATTGCGGGCGTTGGCATCGGCGCCGTGGCGCAGCAGCACGCGCGCCGCGCGCCGCTGTTCAAACTCGGCGGCCTTGTGCAACGGCGTCGAACCTTCCGCGTTTCGCTGGTTCGGGTTTGCACCGTGTTCGAGCAAGAGCGTGACGGTCTCCGCGTCCCCGAAGTCGACAGCCAGATACAGCGGTGAGTTGCCGGACAGGTCCGTCTGATGCAGGTCGGCGCCATGGCGCAGCAGCGTGCGCACCACGTCGGCATGGCCGGCGTAGGCCGCGACATGAAGCGCGGTCTGTGCGCCAGCGTCAACGGCGCTGAGCTTCGCGCCCGCTTCGAGCAGCAAGCCAACCGCCTCGTCGCTGCCCGCGTAAGCTGCCTGGTGCAGCGGCGTGGCATTGAACGTGTTCCGGACATTGGGATTCGCTCCCGCATCGAGGAGCAACCGCACTACCGTCGCTTCCTTGAGACCCGCCGCGAGATGCAGCGGCGTCTGGCCGGACGTGTCCCGGGCCTCCCTATCGGCATCGCGCTGGAGCAGTTGTTCCGCGATTTCGGCGTTGCCGAGGAATGCCGCGAGGTGCAGCGGGGTCTTGCCGTCTTTCGCTTGGACGTTGACCTCCGCGCCCAGTCCCAGCAGGACGGGCACGAGTTGCACGTGACCGCCGACAATCGCCTCGAAGAGAGGCGTATGGCCGTTGGCGTCCGCCGTGTTTACCCCGGCGTGATGCAAACACAGGAGGGCGACCACCTCGGGGCGCCCGCTGAACGCCGCTTTGTGCAGCGGGGTCTGTTGATACTCATCCCGTGCCTGGACATCCGCCCCGCGTTCGAGTAACACGCGCACGACATCGGGTTGACCGCTATAGGCCGCTTTGTGGAGCGGTGTTTCGCCGTATGCGTCGCGGCATTCAATATCGGCCCCGTCGCGCAGGATGGTCTCCACCTGGAGAACATTCCCGCAGCACGCGGCGTTGTGCAGAGGGCTGCCAGAAGACGCGGCCGGGGGAGCGTCCTGAGCGGCGGCAAGGCCGGATATCAGCCCAAACACCATGGCCGCCACCCGGGCAGAAGCGCTTTTGACCTGACTAAGAACGCCCACGATACTGCGACCTCCCGCGCTGCCGGTAAGTGTACCTGAAAGCTCACTGACATGGAAATGGTATGGGCGGGAGCGGGGGAAGGTTATGGAACGATCTTGCCCGCGCGCAATTGCAGGGTGCGGTTCGCGTACGGGGCGGCATCTGTCCCGTGCGTGACAACGATCACGGTTCCACCCGTGCTTTTGTGAAAGGCAGCCAAATGGCCAAACACGGCCGCCGCGTTTTCCGGGTCGAGGTTGCCGGTGGGCTCGTCGGCAAGCACGAGGGACGGGCGGTTGACAAGAGCGCGGGCTATGGCGGCGCGCTGTTTCTCGCCCGCGCTCAGTTCGCCGGAACGATGGTACGCCCGTTGTGCAAGACCGAACTGGTCGAGCAACACGCGCGCCTCTTCGCGCGCTGCCCGCCCCGCACCGGGCAAGACCACGTTTTCGAGTACGCTCAGGTAGGGAATCAGATGAAACATCTGGAACACGAAACCGATGCGCGCCGCGCGAAACCGGTTGCGCTGCCGGTGCGGCATCGCATAGAGGTCGGCGTCCTCAAAGAGCACGCATCCTTCGCTGGGACGCAGCATGCCGCCGAGCAACAGGAGCAGCGTGCTCTTGCCACAGCCGCTGGGGCCGCGCACGACCACGAATTCGCCGCGCGACACCTCCAGGGACGCGTGGTCCAAAGCGTTCACCGGGCCGCGTGACGTGCGATAAGTCTTCGTGACATTCTCCACGCATATCATGTTCATACATCCCGTAGAATCCGCGCCGGATCCTGCATTACAGCCATTGCAGCCGGCGCGAGCGTGCATGCCGCGGCAAAGACGGGCGCCGCCGCGACAACGTTGAGGAGCAGCCCGTACATGGGCTCGATGGCGTCCGCCGTGACCTGGAACATGCCGGGGCCGATGCGCAGGGACAGCAGCGTGCCCCCCGCAAAACCCAGGATGGCCCCGAGCACCCCGAGCACGATTGCCCTGCCCAGGAACAGTGCGGCAATGCGCCCGGAATTGTAGCCCACTGCCCGAAGCACCCCGATTTCGGCGCGCCGTTCCCGCACGTTCAAGAGCGCAAGCACCGCGACCCACAGGCCGCACCCTGCAACCGCGAAATTGAGGGTGAAAGCAAGGTGCGATTGCGTCACGAAACGCTGCCGCTGACGCGCTTGGGCGATGTCGCGCATCTTGATAACCTTCGCCTCAGGCATGATATCTTCAAGCTGTTTCCGCAGCGCGTCGAGGGTGTCGATATTCGGGTTCAGGCACAGGCACTCCAACGCCTGAATCTCGTTGATGCGGCCCTGCTTGCCCAGGATGCGCTGCACGTCCGCCAGATTCCCGTACAACGTTACGTCTTCTTCCGTCCCCGATTCGAGCAGGCAGCGGTCCACGGCGAAGGGCTGTCCGCCGACCTCGACGGTTCCACCCTCGCGCAAGCCCAGCCGGCGCGCGACATGATACCCGGCGACCACATGCCCCGCCGGCACGTCGTAGGCCTGCGACATGGGCCGCTCCTTGGCGCCTGCCGGGTGCACTTCGGTCGTCACGCCGGTCAGCAGCACGTCCGTGTCTCCGACGCGGATGCGCTGCTTCAATGTCGCGCGCAAGTGGCGATACGAGATGCCCTGTTTACCCGCGAAACGCTGCACGTATTCGCTGGGAATCGTCTCGACCGCGTAACCGCGCTCGTAGAAAGCGGTTTCGTCCGTGTCGCGCGGGATAATCCGCAGGTTGTAGCCGAGGTCGCGCATGAGGATGACCGTCTCGCGTTCCGCCGCCGCGCCAGTCATCGCAAATCCGACATAGAGCGCGACCGCCGCCGCAACGGCCAGGATCGCCAGCAGTGCGTTCCATTTTCGATGCCACATTTCCCTCAGTATCAGGAGAAAGACATTCATGGCGCGTTCCATCTTGACCGGACCACCAGGCCGAGCACAATGAGCAGATTCACAAGCACTACCGTGCCCGCGACCCATACAAAGAAGGGAAGTCCCTGGCCGGGCTGCGGTCGCGTGACGGTTTCTGTCTGCCCCTCCAGGTACTGCCCCGTCTCCTGAACGGGCAGGGCGGGGGGGAGGGTCGGGTCTTCTTCTGCGTGCTCCAGCGCGGTCGTGGACTCAGCCGCAGCCGCTGGCAGTTCTGTGCCATCCGGCTCTTCCGTGGCGGCGGTGGAAAACTCGCGATACCCAAAGAACGGGTCATCAAAGCGCAGTCCCGTTCCCTCCGCTGGCCCTTGGGCCAGAATCTGGTTGATTTCCATCCGGACGAGCGGACTGTCCGGGTCAAACCCCAGATGACGCGCGAGGCGTTCCCGCACGGGTCTGTCCCATCGCAAAGGTGTCATGGTCCCCTGCATCCACGTGCGGTCCAATCCGCATTCGCAAGACGCGCCAATGAACCCCATGATCCGCGTCAATTCCCCCGTGATAATGCGGTCGCCAAGCAGCGTCGGGCCCAGGCGTCTGCCGCGCCCAAACAGGACCGCAACGCCCGGTTCCGTCTGTGACCCCGGTTCCAGCCCCAGGCTCCATAGAAGCCAGTCCTCTTGCGGTTGCGCGTCTCGTGCGAGTTCCGCAAGCACGGGCGGCACGTCCGTGGGCTTTTCCACGCCGCGCATGTTTCGGGTCATGGCGTCGACGGAAGCAGCGGCCGCGGCGCGGGCCTTCGCGTTCGCCTCCTCGTCTGCTCCTTCCAGAAACAGCACCACGCAGTATGCCTCGACAATTGTCTCGAGGACTTGCCGCCGCACGGGAGAATCCACGAGCGCCTCGATAGCGCTTTCTATGTCGCCGTCCGGCCCCGCAAGCGGCACTTCGCGCGCCCGTTCGTCCGGCGAGAGCAGCACTGCACTGGGCAGCGGTGCGTCTGACACCCCTTCGCGAAATGCCAAGGCCGGGTGCTCCTTGACGGTTGCCACGTCCACGAATTCCGTTTCAATGCACGACTCGCGCAACCGGAGCCCGGTAGCGTGCCGCAGCGCATTCATCGTGTCGTCGGAAACGGTGTCATCATGGTAGATGTAGAGGTGATAAGTGCCCCGGTCCAGGTCCACAAACCCCACTTCGCGGACGGAATAACGGCACGCCGCGGCATCCCGCGATACCGCGGTAATGAGTATTGCGGCAGTCAGGAAGAGAGCGGCCTGAGCCCGAAGCGGCACGGCCCGCTTGACCTCGGCGCC
It contains:
- a CDS encoding ankyrin repeat domain-containing protein; amino-acid sequence: METILRDGADIECRDAYGETPLHKAAYSGQPDVVRVLLERGADVQARDEYQQTPLHKAAFSGRPEVVALLCLHHAGVNTADANGHTPLFEAIVGGHVQLVPVLLGLGAEVNVQAKDGKTPLHLAAFLGNAEIAEQLLQRDADREARDTSGQTPLHLAAGLKEATVVRLLLDAGANPNVRNTFNATPLHQAAYAGSDEAVGLLLEAGAKLSAVDAGAQTALHVAAYAGHADVVRTLLRHGADLHQTDLSGNSPLYLAVDFGDAETVTLLLEHGANPNQRNAEGSTPLHKAAEFEQRRAARVLLRHGADANARNRYGETPLHRAAEKGFGSIIEVLIQYHADLNCRNYFGQSPLHKAAYAGQAGSVKMLLLAGADIELRTPLGLTALHRAAIAGQSALLRLLLEQGANPNAATMLGSTVLHWAAVKDDTALAMVMLESGAHTNTQDRAGATPLHKAVRAGHRAMAELLLRHGAMPDMKDANGVTPAGIAAASGDAAIAGLFAVSSR
- a CDS encoding ABC transporter ATP-binding protein, whose product is MICVENVTKTYRTSRGPVNALDHASLEVSRGEFVVVRGPSGCGKSTLLLLLGGMLRPSEGCVLFEDADLYAMPHRQRNRFRAARIGFVFQMFHLIPYLSVLENVVLPGAGRAAREEARVLLDQFGLAQRAYHRSGELSAGEKQRAAIARALVNRPSLVLADEPTGNLDPENAAAVFGHLAAFHKSTGGTVIVVTHGTDAAPYANRTLQLRAGKIVP
- a CDS encoding FtsX-like permease family protein: MNVFLLILREMWHRKWNALLAILAVAAAVALYVGFAMTGAAAERETVILMRDLGYNLRIIPRDTDETAFYERGYAVETIPSEYVQRFAGKQGISYRHLRATLKQRIRVGDTDVLLTGVTTEVHPAGAKERPMSQAYDVPAGHVVAGYHVARRLGLREGGTVEVGGQPFAVDRCLLESGTEEDVTLYGNLADVQRILGKQGRINEIQALECLCLNPNIDTLDALRKQLEDIMPEAKVIKMRDIAQARQRQRFVTQSHLAFTLNFAVAGCGLWVAVLALLNVRERRAEIGVLRAVGYNSGRIAALFLGRAIVLGVLGAILGFAGGTLLSLRIGPGMFQVTADAIEPMYGLLLNVVAAAPVFAAACTLAPAAMAVMQDPARILRDV